A region of Streptomyces sp. NBC_01750 DNA encodes the following proteins:
- a CDS encoding putative cobaltochelatase, with protein sequence MSTPYPFTAIVGMDDLRLALLLNAVSPAVGGVLVRGEKGTAKSTAVRALSALIPEVAVVSGCRFSCDPVSPDPACPDGPHETGGGVARPARMVELPVGASEDRLVGALDIERALAEGVKAFEPGLLADAHRGILYVDEVNLLHDHLVDLLLDAAAMGASYVEREGVSVRHAARFLLVGTMNPEEGELRPQLLDRFGLTVEVAASREPDQRVEVVRRRLAYDDDPAGFADRWSDEESAVRARIAAARALLSQVRLGDGALRQIAATCAAFEVDGMRADIVMARTATALAAWAGRTEVLAEDVRQAALLALPHRRRRNPFDAPGLDEDKLDETLEEFGDDDPDPDPDGPGGGGQPPQGGPDVPPQGDAGQGDTPAQAESAEGGAPQAGGGEQQAVRAAEPFRTKMLSVPGLGEGAAGRRSRARTEQGRTTGARRPQGALTKLHLAATVQAAAPHQRARGRSGRGLVVRRDDLRQANREGREGNLVLFVVDASGSMAARQRMSAVKGAVLSLLLDAYQRRDKVGLITFRGKDAEVALPPTSSVDAAAARLQTLPTGGRTPLAAGLLKAHDVLRVERMRDPSRRPLLVVVTDGRATGGVDPVALASRAARLHSAGGTAAIVVDCEWGPVRLGLAGTLAGDLGGTAVTLDELHADSIAGLVKDVQTARRAA encoded by the coding sequence GTGAGTACGCCATACCCGTTCACCGCGATCGTCGGCATGGACGACCTGCGGCTCGCGCTGCTGCTGAACGCCGTTTCCCCGGCGGTCGGCGGTGTGCTGGTGCGCGGAGAGAAAGGGACCGCCAAGTCGACCGCCGTACGTGCGCTCTCGGCGTTGATCCCGGAGGTCGCGGTGGTCTCCGGATGCCGGTTCTCGTGCGATCCCGTGTCTCCGGACCCGGCGTGTCCCGACGGTCCGCACGAGACGGGCGGCGGTGTTGCGCGGCCCGCGCGCATGGTCGAGCTGCCCGTCGGGGCGTCCGAGGACCGGCTTGTCGGCGCGCTCGACATCGAGCGGGCACTGGCCGAGGGCGTGAAGGCCTTCGAGCCGGGGCTGCTCGCGGACGCGCACCGCGGGATTCTCTATGTGGACGAGGTCAACCTCCTCCATGACCACCTGGTCGACCTGCTGCTCGACGCGGCCGCCATGGGCGCGTCGTACGTCGAGCGCGAAGGCGTCTCGGTGCGGCACGCCGCGCGCTTCCTTCTCGTCGGGACGATGAATCCCGAAGAGGGCGAGCTGCGGCCGCAGTTGCTGGACCGTTTCGGGCTCACCGTCGAGGTCGCGGCCTCGCGGGAGCCCGATCAGCGGGTGGAAGTGGTGCGGCGGCGGCTCGCCTACGACGACGATCCGGCGGGTTTCGCCGACCGGTGGTCCGACGAGGAATCCGCCGTACGTGCCCGGATCGCCGCCGCGCGGGCCCTGCTGTCCCAGGTCCGGCTCGGCGACGGCGCGTTGCGGCAGATCGCCGCCACCTGTGCGGCCTTCGAGGTGGACGGTATGCGCGCCGACATCGTGATGGCCCGTACCGCCACCGCGCTCGCCGCGTGGGCGGGGCGTACGGAGGTGCTCGCCGAGGATGTGCGGCAGGCCGCTCTGCTGGCGCTCCCCCACCGGCGGCGGCGCAATCCCTTCGACGCACCCGGCCTCGACGAGGACAAGCTCGACGAGACCCTGGAGGAATTCGGCGACGACGATCCGGACCCGGATCCGGACGGGCCCGGCGGGGGCGGGCAGCCGCCGCAGGGCGGGCCCGACGTGCCGCCGCAGGGCGATGCCGGACAGGGCGACACGCCCGCTCAGGCGGAGTCGGCCGAAGGTGGCGCTCCGCAGGCCGGCGGCGGTGAGCAGCAGGCCGTACGGGCCGCCGAGCCGTTCCGTACGAAGATGCTGAGCGTGCCGGGTCTCGGCGAGGGCGCGGCAGGGCGCAGGTCACGTGCGCGGACGGAGCAGGGCCGGACGACCGGGGCGCGGCGGCCCCAAGGCGCGCTCACCAAGCTGCACTTGGCGGCGACCGTGCAGGCCGCGGCCCCGCACCAGCGGGCGCGCGGGCGCAGCGGCCGGGGTCTGGTGGTGCGGCGGGACGATCTGCGGCAGGCGAACCGCGAGGGGCGCGAGGGGAACCTGGTGCTCTTCGTGGTGGACGCGTCGGGTTCGATGGCGGCCCGGCAGCGGATGAGCGCGGTGAAGGGCGCGGTGCTTTCGCTGCTGCTGGACGCCTACCAGCGGCGCGACAAGGTCGGGCTGATCACCTTCCGCGGGAAGGACGCGGAGGTGGCGCTGCCGCCGACCTCGTCGGTGGACGCGGCCGCCGCTCGTCTGCAGACGCTGCCGACGGGCGGCCGTACGCCGCTGGCGGCCGGGCTGCTCAAGGCGCACGACGTGCTGCGGGTGGAGCGCATGCGCGATCCGTCGCGCCGGCCGCTGCTGGTCGTGGTGACGGACGGGCGGGCGACGGGCGGGGTCGATCCGGTGGCGCTGGCGTCGCGCGCGGCGCGGCTGCACTCCGCCGGAGGGACAGCGGCGATCGTCGTGGACTGCGAGTGGGGGCCCGTACGGCTCGGTCTTGCGGGCACACTGGCCGGCGATCTCGGCGGCACCGCCGTCACACTCGACGAGCTGCACGCCGACTCCATCGCCGGACTCGTCAAGGACGTTCAGACTGCCAGGAGGGCCGCGTAA
- the cobI gene encoding precorrin-2 C(20)-methyltransferase, with product MSSRLIGVGVGPGDPELVTVKGVRALQEADAVVVPVMAGTDGTDGGEPGRAEATVLHYVGAEKVVRVVFALNERTDRGRREAAWDAAGERVAELLRAHGSVAFATIGDPNVYSTFTYLAHTIAELVPGTAVETVPGITAMQDLAARSGAVLTEGTEPLTLVPVTAGSAVLKDALEGPGTVVAYKFGRLAAEVAAALRETGRTEGAVWGSALGLPEESIRPAADLAGEPLPYLSTLIVPAPRDGGRGGKL from the coding sequence ATGAGCAGCAGGCTGATCGGTGTCGGAGTCGGGCCGGGCGACCCGGAGTTGGTGACCGTGAAGGGCGTACGCGCGCTTCAGGAGGCCGATGCCGTCGTCGTACCTGTGATGGCCGGGACCGATGGAACCGACGGGGGTGAGCCCGGGCGCGCCGAGGCGACCGTCCTGCACTACGTGGGCGCGGAGAAGGTCGTACGCGTCGTCTTCGCGCTCAACGAGCGCACCGACCGTGGCCGTCGTGAGGCCGCCTGGGATGCCGCGGGGGAGCGCGTGGCCGAGCTGCTGCGCGCGCACGGGTCCGTCGCCTTCGCGACGATCGGCGATCCCAATGTCTACTCGACGTTCACGTATCTCGCGCACACCATCGCCGAACTGGTCCCCGGAACCGCCGTGGAGACCGTGCCCGGCATCACCGCCATGCAGGATCTGGCGGCCCGCAGCGGCGCCGTCCTCACCGAGGGCACCGAGCCGCTGACCCTGGTGCCCGTGACCGCGGGGTCCGCCGTGCTCAAGGATGCCCTGGAAGGTCCCGGCACGGTCGTCGCGTACAAGTTCGGGCGGCTCGCGGCGGAGGTGGCCGCCGCGCTGCGCGAGACGGGACGAACCGAGGGCGCGGTGTGGGGGTCGGCGCTCGGACTGCCCGAGGAGTCGATCCGGCCGGCCGCGGACCTTGCCGGGGAGCCGCTGCCGTACCTCTCGACGCTGATCGTGCCGGCGCCGCGCGACGGTGGCCGCGGAGGCAAGCTGTGA
- the cobO gene encoding cob(I)yrinic acid a,c-diamide adenosyltransferase, with protein MPQGQPSVVPDDGLTTRQRRNRPLVVVHTGIGKGKSTAAFGLALRAWNQGWPIGVFQFVKSAKWKVGEENALKVLGASGEGGPVDWHKMGEGWSWVQRDKQLNNEEAAREGWEQVKRDLAAETYQLYVLDEFAYPMHWGWVDTDEVISVLRDRPGTQHVVITGRNAPAELVGFADLVTDMSKVKHPMDTGQKGQRGIEW; from the coding sequence ATGCCGCAAGGACAGCCGTCCGTCGTACCGGACGACGGGCTCACCACCCGCCAGCGCCGCAACCGCCCGCTCGTCGTCGTCCACACGGGCATCGGCAAGGGCAAGTCGACGGCCGCGTTCGGGCTCGCGCTGCGCGCCTGGAACCAGGGGTGGCCGATCGGGGTGTTCCAGTTCGTCAAGTCCGCCAAGTGGAAGGTCGGCGAGGAGAACGCGCTCAAGGTCCTCGGCGCCTCCGGCGAGGGCGGTCCTGTCGACTGGCACAAGATGGGCGAGGGCTGGTCGTGGGTGCAGCGCGACAAGCAGCTGAACAACGAGGAGGCGGCGCGCGAGGGCTGGGAGCAGGTCAAGCGCGATCTGGCGGCCGAGACGTATCAGCTGTACGTGCTGGATGAGTTCGCGTACCCGATGCACTGGGGGTGGGTGGACACGGACGAGGTGATCTCGGTGCTCCGGGACCGGCCGGGGACGCAGCATGTGGTGATCACCGGGCGCAACGCTCCGGCGGAGCTCGTCGGGTTCGCCGATCTGGTGACCGACATGTCCAAGGTCAAGCACCCGATGGACACCGGTCAGAAGGGGCAGCGGGGCATCGAGTGGTAG
- a CDS encoding ZIP family metal transporter gives MAVFVALGAFLMTLFGGWTAQRVTDRRHLVLGLAGGLMLGVVGLDLLPEALEAAGHKVFGVPQGLLLFVGGFLAAHLVERLLAVRQAAHGADEAERVPQVGLTAAAAMVGHSLMDGIAIGAAFQVGGGMGAAVALAVVTHDFADGFNTYTITSLYGNTRRKAIAMLVADALAPIAGAASTLLFTLPVELLGSYLGFFAGALLYLAAAEILPEAHHAHPARSTLLCTAGGVGFIWLVVGLAE, from the coding sequence ATGGCGGTGTTCGTCGCGCTCGGCGCGTTCCTGATGACGCTGTTCGGCGGCTGGACGGCGCAACGCGTCACCGACCGCCGCCACCTCGTACTCGGTCTGGCCGGCGGGCTGATGCTCGGCGTGGTCGGCCTGGACCTGCTGCCGGAGGCGCTGGAGGCGGCCGGCCACAAGGTGTTCGGGGTGCCGCAGGGGCTGCTGCTCTTTGTCGGCGGCTTCCTCGCGGCGCACCTGGTGGAGCGGCTGCTGGCCGTTCGTCAGGCGGCGCACGGGGCTGACGAGGCCGAGCGGGTGCCCCAGGTGGGGCTGACGGCGGCCGCGGCGATGGTCGGCCACAGCCTGATGGACGGGATCGCCATCGGCGCCGCGTTCCAGGTGGGCGGCGGCATGGGCGCGGCCGTGGCGCTCGCCGTCGTCACCCACGACTTCGCGGACGGTTTCAACACGTACACGATCACCAGCCTGTACGGGAACACGCGCAGAAAGGCGATCGCGATGCTCGTCGCGGACGCGCTCGCGCCGATCGCCGGTGCGGCGTCCACGCTGCTGTTCACGCTGCCGGTGGAACTCCTCGGCAGCTATCTCGGCTTCTTCGCAGGCGCCCTGCTCTATCTCGCCGCGGCCGAGATCCTCCCCGAGGCACACCACGCCCACCCCGCCCGCTCCACCCTGCTGTGCACGGCGGGAGGCGTGGGCTTCATCTGGCTGGTGGTCGGCCTCGCCGAGTGA
- the cbiE gene encoding precorrin-6y C5,15-methyltransferase (decarboxylating) subunit CbiE: protein MITVIGTGTGVPLSVRDGEALAAATLVVGARRHLTAACRAADVPADAQQLVLGPLAPALDVIGKKLAGGAAGVVVLASGDPGFFGIVRALAERFGADALDVRPGAPSVAVAFARIGLPWDDAVVVSAHGRDLRTAVNVCRAHPKTVVLTGPGSGPAELGAELAYRATERTLVVATALGDPAHERIERMSPAEAAAREWDAVSVVLCLDERRALSPAQRTVSVPTGPDRWALSEGEFEHRDSMITKFEVRALALARLGPRTGDLVWDIGAGSGSVAVECARFGAAVVAVEKTSDGVERIRANAAAHGVDVRAVHGAAPTVLSHLADPDAVFIGGGGAELPAIVTACARRARRTVVIALAALDRVAAVRAALAAAGLVSDGVLLHSSRLAPLPGDVTRLAAVNPVFLLWGDRPADSVNEGAIQ from the coding sequence GTGATCACGGTCATCGGTACGGGGACGGGCGTACCGCTCTCCGTACGCGACGGCGAGGCGCTCGCCGCGGCCACGCTGGTGGTGGGTGCCCGGCGGCATCTGACGGCGGCGTGCCGTGCGGCCGATGTGCCCGCCGACGCGCAACAGCTGGTGCTGGGGCCGCTCGCGCCGGCGCTCGATGTGATCGGGAAGAAGCTGGCCGGCGGCGCGGCCGGGGTGGTGGTGCTGGCCTCGGGCGACCCCGGATTCTTCGGGATCGTACGGGCGTTGGCCGAGCGGTTCGGCGCGGACGCGCTGGACGTCCGGCCGGGGGCGCCGTCGGTGGCGGTCGCCTTCGCGCGGATCGGATTGCCGTGGGACGACGCGGTCGTCGTCAGCGCGCACGGCCGTGATCTGCGAACCGCGGTCAATGTGTGCCGAGCGCATCCCAAGACCGTTGTGCTGACCGGTCCCGGCTCGGGGCCCGCGGAGCTGGGCGCCGAGCTGGCGTACCGGGCCACGGAGCGGACGCTGGTGGTGGCGACGGCGCTCGGCGACCCGGCGCACGAGCGGATCGAGAGGATGTCGCCCGCGGAGGCGGCGGCGCGCGAGTGGGACGCGGTGAGCGTGGTGCTCTGCCTGGACGAGCGGCGGGCGCTGTCGCCGGCGCAGCGGACGGTCTCGGTGCCCACCGGTCCGGACCGGTGGGCGCTGTCCGAGGGAGAGTTCGAACACCGCGACTCGATGATCACCAAGTTCGAGGTGCGGGCGCTGGCGCTGGCCCGGCTCGGGCCGCGTACGGGCGACCTCGTGTGGGACATCGGCGCGGGGTCCGGTTCGGTCGCCGTGGAGTGCGCGCGGTTCGGCGCGGCGGTGGTGGCCGTGGAGAAGACCTCCGACGGCGTGGAGCGGATCCGCGCGAACGCGGCCGCGCACGGTGTGGACGTACGGGCCGTGCACGGCGCGGCACCGACGGTGCTCTCCCATCTGGCGGACCCTGACGCGGTGTTCATCGGCGGGGGCGGCGCGGAACTGCCCGCGATCGTCACCGCGTGCGCGCGGCGGGCCCGGCGCACGGTGGTGATCGCGCTGGCCGCGCTGGACCGGGTGGCGGCGGTACGGGCCGCGCTGGCCGCCGCCGGGTTGGTGTCCGACGGCGTACTGCTGCACTCGTCACGGCTGGCCCCGCTGCCCGGAGATGTGACACGGCTGGCGGCCGTCAACCCCGTCTTCCTGCTGTGGGGCGACCGCCCCGCGGATTCGGTGAACGAAGGAGCAATTCAGTGA
- the cobM gene encoding precorrin-4 C(11)-methyltransferase yields the protein MADAATHGKVTFVGAGPGAADLLTFRAARAIADADIVIWAASLVQADVLDHAREGAEILDSAAMSLEDVVAVYERALDEGLRVARIHSGDPALWGGTQEQLDRCVDLGLEVEIVPGVSSFSAVAAIAQRELTIPEVAQSVILTRLGGGKTPMPPGEEVREFARHGTTMALFLSAARSGQLTQELLEGGYPTSTPVVIAYQATWPEELILRCTIGTLEETVKEHKLWKHTLFLVGPALAASGTRSHLYHPGHFHGFRKADPAARKALRAQGATP from the coding sequence ATGGCCGATGCCGCCACTCACGGCAAGGTGACCTTCGTCGGCGCCGGCCCTGGCGCCGCCGATCTGCTGACGTTCCGCGCCGCCCGTGCCATCGCCGACGCCGACATCGTCATCTGGGCGGCGAGCCTGGTGCAGGCCGACGTCCTTGACCACGCCCGCGAGGGCGCCGAGATCCTCGACTCGGCGGCCATGTCGCTCGAGGACGTCGTCGCCGTGTACGAGCGGGCGCTCGACGAGGGCCTGCGGGTCGCCAGGATCCACTCCGGCGACCCCGCCCTCTGGGGCGGCACCCAGGAGCAGCTCGACCGGTGTGTGGATCTCGGCCTGGAGGTCGAGATCGTGCCGGGCGTCTCGTCGTTCTCGGCGGTCGCCGCGATCGCGCAGCGCGAGCTGACGATCCCGGAGGTCGCGCAGTCCGTGATCCTGACCCGGCTCGGCGGCGGCAAGACGCCGATGCCGCCGGGCGAGGAGGTACGGGAGTTCGCGCGGCACGGCACGACGATGGCCCTCTTCCTGTCGGCGGCACGCTCGGGCCAGTTGACGCAGGAGCTGCTGGAGGGCGGCTATCCGACGAGTACGCCGGTGGTCATCGCGTACCAGGCGACCTGGCCGGAGGAGCTGATCCTGCGCTGCACGATCGGCACGCTGGAGGAGACCGTCAAGGAGCACAAGCTCTGGAAGCACACGCTGTTCCTGGTCGGTCCGGCGCTGGCGGCTTCCGGTACGCGCTCGCACCTGTACCACCCGGGGCACTTCCACGGCTTCCGGAAGGCCGATCCGGCCGCCCGCAAGGCGCTGCGCGCGCAGGGCGCGACACCGTGA
- a CDS encoding precorrin-8X methylmutase, translated as MTRVVHPIEQESFRRLRSRLDTSGFQPLTRAVVERVIHSAADLEYATDLVCDETSLAAAHDALHTGSPVVADVEMVAAGITRRETVCRLRDARSGPGLTRSAHAIRLAYEQVGPGAIWVIGCAPTALEELLVLDAAPALVIGLPVGFVGAAESKAALRESGLPAVSNLSEKGGSAVAAAALNALLYHPHTKENA; from the coding sequence GTGACCCGCGTCGTCCATCCCATCGAGCAGGAGTCGTTCCGACGGCTCCGGTCCCGGCTCGATACCAGCGGGTTTCAGCCACTGACGCGGGCCGTCGTGGAGCGGGTCATCCACTCCGCCGCCGATCTCGAGTACGCCACCGATCTCGTCTGCGACGAGACCTCCCTCGCCGCAGCGCACGACGCGCTGCACACCGGTTCGCCGGTCGTCGCCGATGTCGAGATGGTCGCCGCCGGGATCACCCGGCGCGAGACCGTCTGCAGGCTGAGGGACGCCAGGTCCGGCCCGGGGCTCACCCGTTCCGCGCACGCGATCCGCCTCGCGTACGAGCAGGTCGGGCCCGGCGCGATCTGGGTGATCGGCTGTGCGCCGACCGCTCTCGAGGAGCTACTCGTCCTCGACGCCGCTCCCGCGCTGGTCATCGGGCTGCCCGTCGGTTTCGTCGGCGCGGCCGAGTCCAAGGCCGCGCTGCGCGAGAGCGGGCTGCCGGCCGTCAGCAACCTGTCCGAAAAGGGCGGCAGCGCCGTCGCCGCGGCCGCACTCAATGCTCTGCTGTACCACCCCCACACCAAGGAGAACGCGTGA
- the cobJ gene encoding precorrin-3B C(17)-methyltransferase, producing MIGLISATAAGAAARDRLAAAWPGRTRVYEGPVRESVERAFAECEQLVCFLATGAVVRLIAPLLAGKSADPGVVCVDEAQRFAVSLLGGHGGGANELAADVADVLGCAPVVTTATDATDIHGLDTLGLPVEGAVAAVTRAVLDGEPVALRADAVWPLPPLPPNVRAEAGTDGAPNVGAGATAVLRVTDRLVEPGAREAVLRPASLVVGVGASKGASVEEVLGLVEESLRDAGLSVLSVVELATVEAKAEEPGIVGAAERLGVPVVTYAAQQLSSVTVPNPSGAPLAAVGTPSVAEAAALMGGGELLVPKRKSNPEGRAAMATCAVVRRPRRGRLAVVGLGPGARDLLTPRATEELRRASVLVGLDQYVDQIRDLLRPGTRVIESGLGAEEERARTAVAEARSGHAVALIGSGDAGVYAMASPALAEASDDIDVVGVPGVTAALAAAAILGAPLGHDHVSISLSDLHTPWEIIERRVRAAAEADIVVTFYNPRSRGRDWQLPKALTILAGHREPGTPVGVVRNASRVDESSRVTTLAGLDPTTVDMMTVVTVGNTATREIAGRMVTPRGYRWQS from the coding sequence GTGATCGGCCTGATCTCCGCGACGGCGGCGGGCGCCGCCGCCCGCGACCGGCTGGCCGCGGCCTGGCCCGGCCGCACCCGGGTGTACGAGGGCCCGGTGCGCGAGTCGGTGGAGCGCGCGTTCGCGGAGTGCGAGCAGCTGGTGTGCTTCCTGGCGACGGGTGCGGTGGTACGGCTGATCGCCCCGCTGCTCGCGGGCAAGTCGGCGGACCCGGGCGTGGTGTGCGTGGACGAGGCGCAGCGGTTCGCGGTGTCGCTGCTGGGCGGCCACGGCGGCGGCGCGAACGAGCTGGCGGCGGACGTCGCGGACGTCCTGGGCTGCGCTCCGGTGGTGACGACGGCGACGGACGCGACGGACATCCATGGCCTGGACACGCTGGGCCTGCCGGTGGAGGGCGCGGTCGCGGCGGTGACGCGGGCGGTGCTGGACGGCGAGCCGGTGGCGCTGCGGGCGGACGCGGTGTGGCCGCTGCCGCCGCTGCCGCCGAATGTGCGTGCTGAGGCGGGTACTGACGGTGCCCCGAACGTGGGTGCCGGCGCGACCGCGGTCCTCCGGGTGACCGACCGGCTCGTCGAACCGGGCGCACGGGAAGCCGTGTTGCGGCCCGCGTCGCTCGTCGTCGGGGTCGGAGCGTCCAAGGGCGCTTCCGTCGAGGAGGTGCTCGGGCTCGTCGAGGAGTCGCTGCGCGACGCCGGGCTCTCCGTGCTGAGCGTCGTGGAGCTGGCGACGGTCGAGGCGAAGGCGGAGGAGCCCGGGATCGTCGGAGCCGCGGAGCGGCTCGGAGTGCCGGTCGTCACGTACGCGGCGCAGCAGCTGTCCTCGGTCACCGTGCCGAACCCCTCCGGCGCGCCGCTCGCCGCCGTGGGGACTCCGTCGGTCGCGGAGGCCGCCGCGCTCATGGGCGGAGGCGAACTCCTGGTCCCGAAGCGGAAGTCGAACCCCGAGGGGCGCGCGGCGATGGCGACCTGCGCGGTCGTGCGCAGGCCGCGGCGCGGCCGGCTGGCCGTGGTCGGACTCGGGCCCGGGGCCCGCGATCTCCTCACTCCGCGCGCCACCGAGGAGCTGCGGCGCGCCTCCGTACTGGTCGGGCTCGATCAGTACGTCGACCAGATCCGCGACCTGCTCAGGCCCGGCACGCGCGTGATCGAGTCCGGCCTCGGGGCGGAGGAGGAACGGGCCCGTACGGCAGTGGCCGAGGCCCGCTCCGGACATGCGGTCGCACTGATCGGGAGCGGTGACGCGGGCGTGTACGCGATGGCCTCGCCCGCGCTCGCCGAGGCGTCCGACGACATCGACGTGGTCGGCGTACCGGGCGTCACTGCGGCGCTCGCGGCAGCAGCGATCCTGGGTGCGCCGCTCGGGCACGACCATGTCTCGATCAGCCTGTCCGATCTGCACACCCCGTGGGAGATCATCGAGCGCCGGGTGCGGGCCGCCGCGGAGGCGGACATCGTCGTCACCTTCTACAACCCGCGCAGCCGCGGCCGCGACTGGCAGCTCCCGAAGGCGCTGACGATCCTCGCCGGGCACCGGGAGCCGGGGACGCCCGTGGGTGTCGTACGCAACGCGTCGCGCGTGGACGAATCCAGCCGCGTGACAACACTCGCCGGACTGGATCCGACGACGGTGGACATGATGACGGTCGTGACGGTCGGCAACACGGCCACGCGCGAGATCGCGGGCCGTATGGTGACGCCGCGCGGCTACCGGTGGCAGTCGTGA
- a CDS encoding cobyrinate a,c-diamide synthase: MVARLVIAAPSSGSGKTTVATGLMAAFVAAGLSVSPHKVGPDYIDPGYHSLATGRPGRNLDAYLCGTELIAPLFAHGAAGCDLAVVEGVMGLYDGAAGAGELASTAQVAKLLRAPVVLVVDASSQSRSVAALVHGFASWDPQVRIGGVILNKVASQRHEELLREALDESGVPVLGVLRRAGSVGTPSRHLGLVPVAERRAEAVASVAATAEQVRQGCDLQGLLALARSAPALTDAPWNAADVVPAPDVSSSTGQAPVEPLGRPANGRERPVVAVAGGPAFTFSYAEHTELLAAAGADVVTFDPLRDEQLPEGTAGLVIGGGFPEVYAPELSANDALRKAVAELADSGAPVAAECAGLLYLARALDGLPMCGVLDAEARMDERLTLGYREAVAVSDSVLAAAGTRLHGHEFHRTVIEPAAGPGPAWGMHRPERRVEGFVQQGVHASYLHTHWAATPGMARRFTERCGA; encoded by the coding sequence GTGGTAGCACGTCTCGTCATCGCCGCGCCGTCGTCCGGCAGCGGCAAGACCACCGTCGCGACGGGCCTGATGGCGGCCTTCGTCGCGGCGGGCCTCTCCGTGTCCCCGCACAAGGTCGGACCCGACTACATCGACCCGGGCTATCACTCGCTCGCCACGGGACGTCCGGGGCGGAATCTGGACGCGTATCTGTGCGGTACGGAGCTGATCGCGCCGCTGTTCGCGCACGGCGCGGCGGGCTGCGATCTGGCCGTGGTCGAAGGCGTGATGGGGCTGTACGACGGTGCGGCGGGTGCCGGTGAGCTGGCGTCCACCGCTCAGGTCGCGAAGCTGCTGCGGGCGCCGGTGGTGCTGGTGGTGGACGCGTCCTCGCAGTCGCGGTCGGTGGCGGCGCTGGTGCACGGTTTCGCGTCCTGGGATCCGCAGGTGCGGATCGGGGGCGTGATTCTGAACAAGGTGGCCTCTCAGCGGCACGAGGAGTTGTTGCGGGAGGCGCTGGACGAGTCGGGGGTGCCGGTGCTTGGGGTGTTGCGGCGGGCGGGCTCGGTGGGGACGCCGAGCCGGCACCTGGGGCTTGTGCCCGTCGCCGAGCGGCGGGCGGAGGCGGTGGCCTCCGTGGCGGCGACGGCCGAGCAGGTACGGCAGGGGTGTGACCTTCAGGGGCTGCTCGCGCTGGCGCGGAGCGCGCCCGCGCTGACGGACGCGCCGTGGAACGCCGCGGATGTCGTACCCGCCCCGGACGTGTCCTCGAGCACCGGACAGGCTCCCGTCGAGCCCCTCGGGCGACCGGCGAACGGCCGCGAGCGGCCCGTCGTCGCCGTTGCCGGCGGGCCCGCGTTCACGTTCTCCTATGCCGAGCACACCGAACTGCTCGCCGCCGCGGGCGCGGACGTCGTCACGTTCGACCCTCTCCGGGACGAGCAACTGCCCGAAGGGACGGCGGGGCTCGTCATAGGCGGCGGCTTTCCCGAGGTGTACGCGCCCGAACTGTCCGCCAACGACGCGCTGCGCAAGGCCGTCGCCGAGCTGGCGGACTCCGGCGCGCCCGTCGCCGCCGAGTGCGCCGGGCTGCTGTATCTCGCACGCGCCCTGGACGGGCTGCCGATGTGCGGTGTCCTGGACGCCGAGGCGCGGATGGACGAGCGGCTCACGCTCGGATACCGGGAGGCCGTCGCCGTGAGCGACAGCGTCCTCGCGGCGGCCGGGACACGCCTGCACGGGCACGAGTTCCACCGCACGGTCATCGAGCCGGCCGCGGGGCCGGGCCCCGCGTGGGGGATGCACCGGCCCGAACGGCGTGTGGAGGGATTCGTACAGCAGGGCGTGCACGCGAGCTATCTGCATACGCACTGGGCGGCCACGCCCGGCATGGCACGAAGATTCACTGAGAGGTGCGGAGCATGA